A stretch of DNA from Saccharospirillum mangrovi:
ATGCCGAGCCGGTGTTGGGTCGCATGAAAGTGGCGACCAAGTTTGTCAACGTCGCCAAACGTTACTTTGCCGAACAAGGTCGGCAGGTGGACGTGATCAAGCTGTACGGCGGTATGGAATTGGCACCGATCATGAAGCTGGCCGATTGCATCGTCGATATTGTCGACACCGGCAACACCCTCAAAGCCAACGGCCTGATGGCTGAAGAACACATCGCGGACATCAGCAGCCGTCTGGTCGCCAGCCGTCTGGCGCTGAAATTGAAAGACGAACGGCTCAACCCCATTGTCGAAGACCTCAGTCGTGCTGTTGCAGAACGCAGGAAGGCTCGCGCATGAGCAAGTTGCCGCTGCGTCGATTGGACGCTCAAAACCCCGGTTTCGCCCAGGAATTGGACGCCTTGCTGGCGTGGGAATCGGTATCCGACGCCAACGTCCAGCAGCGCGTCGCCGACATCATTGCCGACATCCGCCAACGCGGCGATGCGGCTTTGCTGGAATTCACGGCGCGGTTTGACCGCTTCCAGGTCGATAACATTCAACAGCTGGTGTTGGGTGCCGACGCCATTTCAGCCGCCTTCAATCGCTT
This window harbors:
- the hisG gene encoding ATP phosphoribosyltransferase, with the protein product MAKPTDQITIALSKGRILKETLPLFAAAGIEPLEDIHRSRKLIFETTRPDVRFIHIRATDVPTYVEYGVADLGVAGKDVLMEHGADEMYELLDLDIARCRLMTARLVDAEPVLGRMKVATKFVNVAKRYFAEQGRQVDVIKLYGGMELAPIMKLADCIVDIVDTGNTLKANGLMAEEHIADISSRLVASRLALKLKDERLNPIVEDLSRAVAERRKARA